The Nostoc sp. 'Peltigera membranacea cyanobiont' N6 genome contains the following window.
TCTCAACTACTCCCTAAACAACAGCAAGCGGTAGAACAATTTCTGACAGCTAATGAACCAACACCATTGCTAATAGAAAGAGTTGGGGGGCGCAACAGACTGAAGTACAAGCCTGGACATCTACCCTGTAACACTATCTTGCGATCGCATTTCACCGATCACAAGGGCTGTAACCGTAGTAAGTTCGCTGATATCTGGTTGCCGGATGGTACGGTCAAATCCTTGTCTATTGAAGGGGCTGCAATCTTGCAAGGGTTTCCCGGTTGGTACGAGTTTCCCAACGAAGCTGCTACGGCTGGGTCAATCATCGGCTATTCCGTGCCTCCCAGTTTCGCCGCGCAGTTATTCATGTCAGCACAAAGTATTTTGAAAGGAGGAATCAGTAAATTCAGCTTGCTGTGCTATCAACCCTTCACTCAGGAATAAAAACTAATAAACAAAGGACTTGTCCAAACCTGAGAATCATCAATCTGACGACCTGAAATATAAACTGGGACAAAACCGTAGGAACTAGATTCAGGCTCTAGAATAAAACTACCACTAATATCTCTAGGTGTGGGAGTTGTACTTAACCGTTCTACTGCCAGAAAAAGTTCTGTTCCTCCAAGTTCTTGCCGTAGTATTCCTTGGTTGAGGATGTCTTGTCCACTGAATTCCCAGTTAAATTCAGGACAATGGATATAAGGATTACGCCGTAGTGAACTTCCGATTTTGGTGTAACTATCGATTTGAACCTGTAACCGGAATTGCGCGTGGAGTAAATCAGATAAATTCAGTTCAATTGCATCAGCATCTCCATAGGTATCAGAACGGAACTCTAGTTTTAATGCTGCCGCTTGTCTGACATACTCTTCTGGATGTTCTAGACCATAAACTTGATAGCTTTGCACTATAGTATTTGTGTATTCCAGAGTGCCACGCCACTGGGCACAACGATAGCGGTCTTTAATCCGCGCACCACCCCAACGCAGACGAATCTTGTTAGGAGCGTAACCCGCTTCTAATTGCAGATTACGATGCCGCAATAAACCATGATGGGTATAAGCTGTAATCTCATCCCAGCCACTCGTACCCAACAATCGATAGTTAATAGTCACAGCATCAGAGGCAGTAAATTCATCTCCTTGAATGTGCGAACCAGACCACAACAAAGCAACTACGCGATCGCCTGTTGTCGCCCAAGTATGACGAGAACGCAAAGCTTGATTAATATCCAACTTCGTCAACCCTGGAGCAATAATTCCCGTCACTCCACCATTGACACCAAATACAGCTGTCCCCGGAACGCCACCGCCACAGCGTCCGCGATGTTCATCACCATTAGCTGACACACCCACTTTGTAACCTCTACTAATGGCATCTTGGTAAAACCAAGGAAAGTGTCCCCAAGCCGAACCCACTTCAATCAAGCGTTCCAATTTGGGATGATGCCAGTCAAAAATAGCCCGTCGTCCACCGACATGAGGGATCATTAAATGCTGTTCTGGATTATGAATATAAGCGGCGTAAAGCCGATCCACAGGCCAAGCTCCGGGTAACAATTGCTTGCCTTTCATCTCTTCATTCCACTCAAAAGAGCGTACTTGTTTTCCTTGGCGATCGTAGGGAAATAACACCTCATCACCCAAGAAAATCACATTGCGATCGCCACCGACAGCAGAATTACCACACCATTCTGTGCCAGGGTAGCAAAGAAACTCGCCTTCTTGCGTTACCTCTCGACACAGTTTGACATCATCTTGCCAGCATTCCTCAGTAATATTAAAATCGTTGGCTGTATATCCTAAAACATCCAGCCCCGCCACATCTCGACCATAGGCAAAATTATACTCCGTACTATTGGTTCCTACCGTATTGTTGGAATGTACATGAAGGTCAGCAAAAAAAGTACGGGGATAAGTCAAGTTACTATCTGCTGTAATCGGCGTTAACTGACTTTGCAACTCAGTACCCACCAAATTAGCTTGCAGCAAGACTTCTTGGTTATTCTCTAGGGTTAAATTAGTTTTGACTACCGCCCATCCTTGCGTCGGTAAATCAAGTAACTGCTCCTGCAAACCGCTTAACTGCAACTTTCCGCCTAAACCCCAACAAGTATTTCCCCAAACATCTTCTACTCGTACCCGCACAGGAAAAGGAACACCTGTTTTTACAAGTCTAGGAGTCACAATAGTGATTTTAGCTGGTGGTGCGGGGACAACATCAATCACCACATCATCTGGAACTTCAGCAAAGCGGGAAGTACCGACCGGATCGATGTAAGCTCGAAACCGGAAACCTTGTTCAACAAAAGTTTGTACCCTTGTACCTGCGCCACCACCTCGGCGATCGCCTAATCGAATTAAAATGCGATCGCCTGGTTTTAAATAGCCATCAACAATATCGACAATAATTGCCTTTTGATAAGGACGTTCATGACCCTTTTGATCGAACCTTACCTTTAACGACTGTACCGTTGACTGACTTTCACCAGCCAGAGGTGGACGAGCTTGGTATTCTGCCGAAACATAGTTAGCTGCTGTTGGGTCTTCCGTCTGAAATAACGCCCAATCCGAGTAGAATTTGAAAGTTACCTTAAACCAAGCACCATCAGCAATTCCCGAAGCACCAACCTCATAATCAAGCAAAATTTGTTGCCAACTTCCCGCCTCAATTTGTCGCGTATAACAGTGTAAACGACCGAGAAAAGTTAAGGTATTGATGTATTCTAAATATCCTTGAGGATGTGTATATTCTCCCAATAAATCGAGTATTTCGTCTGACATAGAATTTCTCTCAAAAATAAACTTTCAAGTTGCCAAGTACATCAATAAATCACACTTTTGCGCTCTTTTTTTGCGGCTTTGTCTTGAAAAGTTCAGAGCGCCGATTTCCGGCGCTCTGAACTTTTCGCTGCGTCTACTGTGCGTGAGACATCCAAATTTCGCAAAAACTCCTGAGCCACCAAAGTCAACAACGCTAAAATAGCCAACAAAGAAGCACAAGCAAAAGCAGCTACAGTTTGATACTCCGCATACACCTGCTCAATATGTAAAGTCAGAGTATTGGTTTCATTAATCAATTTCCCCGAAACCACCGAAACCGCCCCAAATTCACCAATTGCTCTAGAAGTACAAAGAATCACACCGTAAAACAACCCCCAACGAATTGTCGGGAATGTTACACGCCAAAAAATTTGCCAAGAATTTGCTCCTAATGTTTGCGCCACCTCTTCCTCTTCCAATCCCATACTTTGCAGCACAGGTAAAACCTCTCGCACTACAAACGGAATAGTCACGAATAAAGTTGTCAAAATCATTCCTGGTAGAGCAAAAATCACTCTTATATTGACTGCTTGCAACCATGAACTAAATAAACCGACGGTAGGACTATAGAGCAAGATAAACATTAAACCGACAATAGTAGGTGAGATTGCTAATGGCAAGTCTAAAATTAATAACAGCATCACCTTACCAGGAAACGAGTATCTTGCTAAAACCCAGGCTGCTAAAATGCCAAAAACCGTATTAACAGGAACACATATTAATGCAATCAATACAGTTAAGAATATGGCATGGCGAGCTTCAGGCATAGTTACACTCTCTAAATAAGCCTCAATTCCACTAGCAAAGGCTTGATAGAAGATATTCAGTAGGGGAAAAAGAACAGCGATCGCTAAAAATGATAACCCTAAAGTCATCAACACATAGCGTCCCCAAGGTATTGGTTGTAACTTAAGCTTCATACCTGCGACTCCACAACTGTAATAAGTTGGTACAGATGAGAATCACCATAGAAATCATTAACAACACAATCGCTACAGCCGTTGCTCCACTATAGTCATACTGCTCTAATCTGCGATAGATATAGACGGAAGTAATCATTGTTTCATAGGGAATATTACCAGAAATAATCAGCACAACTCCGTATTCACCGATGGCACGGGCAAAAGCCAAGCTAAATCCTGTGATGATTGCCGGTAGTATTTGGGGAAAAATCACTCGCCAAAATGTCTGCCAAGAATCCGCACCAAGAATATATGCTGCTTCTTCAATTTCTGGTTCTATCTCCATCAACACAGGTTGTACAGTCCGCACCACAAAGGGCAGTGTGACAAATACCTTAGCGAAGACTACACCAATTACAGATGAGGTTAAGTTTACCTGTTCAATACCCAACAATCTCAAGCTGTCACCTAAAAATGTTCCCGGATCTAAATACTGTCCAATGACTCCCCCAGAACCATAAACAGATAACAAAGCAATCCCTGCCACTACCGCAGGCATAGCAAAAGGCAAGTCTACTAATCCATCTGCTAACCTCTTTCCCGGAAATTCATATCGGACTAATATCCAAGCCAGAATTACCCCAAAGACACTGTTAATCAAAGCAGCTAACAAAGCCGCCGAGAAAGAAAGTTTATAGGCTGCTACAGCAGGGGGAGCAGTGATAACTTGCCATAATTCTGTCCAGGAACTTTTGGCAGCCTCCAGAAAGATTACTCCTAAAGGCAAGATAACGATAAAACTGATGTATGTTAAAGCTAAACCTTGTATGAGCGAACGATGAAAGCGTTGATGGGAAACTGCGACAGAGATAGCTGACATTGAAATTACCTATTTCTGGCTGCTTGGGCAGAGTCGAATAATGCGCCATCGGCAAACAGTTTCCGATCTACAGCCTTCCAATCACCAAAGTCAGCAATTTTATAGAGGGTTGTAACTGGTTTATATTGAGTGGCGTATTTTTGATATACCGTCTGATCTATTGGGCGATATCCTTGTTGGGCGTAAATTTCTTGTCCTTTGGGAGAAAACAAGAACTTAGTAAATGCTTCGGCTACTTGGCGTGTTCCTCTGCTATCTACAATCTTGTCAACTACAGTCACAGGAAAATCAACCTGGATATTAGTTGCTGGTACAACGTAAGGAAAATCCTCTGCAACGGCATTGTTGGTAAAAGTAATCTCGTTTTCAAAAGTCAGTAGTGCATCACCAATTTTGTTTTTGATGAAAGCATCTGATGCTTCTCGTCCGCTACTGACTAGGGTTTTGGTGTTTCTCACAAAGCTTCTAAGATAATTTTGGGCAGCTTGTTCTCCTTCAGATTTGAGAAAAGAACCATACCCTGCCAAAATTCCCCATCGCGCATTCCCACCTGTTTGGGGGTTAATGCCAACAATTGCTACATTGTCACGAGTTAGATCGTTCCAACTTTGAATGTTTTTAGGATTTCCAGCCCGTATGACTACAACCATCACAGTATTAGCAGGGGAAGCCTGATTGGGTAATCTTTGCTGCCAATCTGGACTGACAAAACCTTTCTCCACCAAAGCATCTATGTTACTTTGGATATTCTGTGCTGTAATATCCGCTTGTAAACCCCCAAGAATTGCTCTGGTTTGCGCTCCAGATCCGCCATAAGATTCTTTGAATATGACATCTTGCCCAGTCTTCGCTTTCCATTGTGCCTGAAACGCCGGAATCATTTTGGAAAATAACGCTCTTGCTACTCCGTAAGAAACTAACGTCACTTCAACCGAGTTTGATTTTTGATCTGTGATGACTTGGGCTTGATTTGTTAATGTTTGGTTTTGCGTAGAATTTTTGGTTTGAGTGCAAGCTGGGATAAAAAATCCCGCACCAAATAACAAGGCGTGTAAGGTCTTACGCCTCTTCATAAATTTCTCCTAGTTATTATTCTTAGCTTGATTTAGATAATACTACTAAAAGTCGATAAAATAGCTATATTTAAGAAGATACTAATTACAGCAATTTTCAGGTAAATAGACCACAGTGGTTGAACCAACCGAAGGCATCATCTTCGGTAATGTAATTGACAGCAAGAGCCATTGCAAGGCCATCGTGATTCCAGTGTGCGTGCCTCGCAGGAACGGAGAAATTGCTTCAGTTTCGACCAACACAGTTCTATGGGAGATAAATCTGGAGAGTAGGGGGGCAAAAACTTAACTTTTGCACCGACGGACTCAATTGCAACTCTTACACGCTCGGCGTGATGAACTTTTAGATTATCTAAGACCACAATAGCCCCTTTCCACAACTGAGGTGCTAAGACCTGAGTCACATAAGTGAGAAATACCTCAGTATTTATGCTTCCTGGCACAGTCATTGCTGCAACGAGTCCATCAAGGTTTAAAGCACCAATCAAAGAAATGTTTCCACCCTTGCTTCCAGGGATACTACCAACTGCTCTTTCGCCATCTAATGCTCTAGCAAACAACCGTGACATTGATAAATTCAATCCAGCTTCATCGACAAATATGAGGTTTCGGACATCAATCTTATCTAAAGTTCGGCGATAATCATGCCTTAACTCTTGCACTCGTGGGGTATCTTGCTCACTAGCATAAAGACTTTTTTTTTTACACGTAAGCCTAATTTTTCTACCGCACGATGCATTGTAGTGATACTCACACTAATCCCTGTGCGTTCTGCATAGCGATCGCATAATTCTCTGAGCAACAAATCATTTTTTTCCTCAACCAAAGACTGGATAATGCTCAGATCCTCGTTTTGAATTGTCGGCTTTTGGTATCCTCCACGTCGTTTCGCCTCGATTTGTCCATTTGTCCGATACTGACGCAGTAGGTTTCGTACAAACGACAAGCTGACCTTAAATCTTTGTGCCACCTGCCGTTGAGAACCTTCCTTTGCTAACCAAGCTGCAATCACGCGACGACGCAAATCCTCGGAGTAAGATACTGGCATCGAATCAAACAATTACTTCATGTCTAGATTACCAAAATTTGTGGTTCAATTACCTGGAAATTGCTGTAACAATGATTTTATTACGCCCCCGGACAGTGGTGGCATCTTTGATGAGCAAAAGTTGTACTAAAGTGCGGCGGCAACATTGCGGAGTCTATGTTTAGAGTGGGTGAGGGAGGAGGGGTGATGAGTGTGACGATGCTCCGCCCTGCCACATCTGCGATCGCTCCCAAGGATGAAAATATCAATCTGTCCAAACACGGCAATCGCTCTCTTTATCAACTCCTGGCAAGCAACGGCATGAGTTACGTCTGTAGGTACTGCAATCACCTTCTGTGTATCAGTCTTGACCCAACCGAGAGATTTCAATTTATTAATATTGCAAAATGGTCTAGTAAAGAAGCTTGGAAATCGGCATTCTCTAAACGCATTTCCCAAAATGAGATTTTTGAACAACAATTACCTCTTTGTTGCTAATCCTGCACTCTATCAAATTGAAGCAGAGTACTAATCTCAAAATAGAATTTAGAGGAGTCGTAATTCAGCTATGATTACTGAAAATGATGATTCAGTCGATGCAGTTAATGAACTGGTGAGAAAAATCTCTATTAAAGAAACTCAGCTAAAAATAGCTCAACAGTCTAATCTTATTCAGACTGCGGAAGCGTTAGAAAATCAATTATCCCAATTACAACAAGAATTGGGAGATAATTCAGACACACAATTGCAGTCACTAATGAGCTTGTAAAATGCTTACGCCGGTAACGCAGTTTTGATATGTCTTGCGATAGTAGAAGCGTAGGGGATGTTTTGCCTATTCTCAGTAACATCTAGATATGCTTCATCTAGTGCAACCCCTTCTATCAAGTTAGTATAGCGTATGAATAATCGATTTGCCGA
Protein-coding sequences here:
- a CDS encoding DUF3604 domain-containing protein; the protein is MSDEILDLLGEYTHPQGYLEYINTLTFLGRLHCYTRQIEAGSWQQILLDYEVGASGIADGAWFKVTFKFYSDWALFQTEDPTAANYVSAEYQARPPLAGESQSTVQSLKVRFDQKGHERPYQKAIIVDIVDGYLKPGDRILIRLGDRRGGGAGTRVQTFVEQGFRFRAYIDPVGTSRFAEVPDDVVIDVVPAPPAKITIVTPRLVKTGVPFPVRVRVEDVWGNTCWGLGGKLQLSGLQEQLLDLPTQGWAVVKTNLTLENNQEVLLQANLVGTELQSQLTPITADSNLTYPRTFFADLHVHSNNTVGTNSTEYNFAYGRDVAGLDVLGYTANDFNITEECWQDDVKLCREVTQEGEFLCYPGTEWCGNSAVGGDRNVIFLGDEVLFPYDRQGKQVRSFEWNEEMKGKQLLPGAWPVDRLYAAYIHNPEQHLMIPHVGGRRAIFDWHHPKLERLIEVGSAWGHFPWFYQDAISRGYKVGVSANGDEHRGRCGGGVPGTAVFGVNGGVTGIIAPGLTKLDINQALRSRHTWATTGDRVVALLWSGSHIQGDEFTASDAVTINYRLLGTSGWDEITAYTHHGLLRHRNLQLEAGYAPNKIRLRWGGARIKDRYRCAQWRGTLEYTNTIVQSYQVYGLEHPEEYVRQAAALKLEFRSDTYGDADAIELNLSDLLHAQFRLQVQIDSYTKIGSSLRRNPYIHCPEFNWEFSGQDILNQGILRQELGGTELFLAVERLSTTPTPRDISGSFILEPESSSYGFVPVYISGRQIDDSQVWTSPLFISFYS
- the cysW gene encoding sulfate ABC transporter permease subunit CysW; its protein translation is MKLKLQPIPWGRYVLMTLGLSFLAIAVLFPLLNIFYQAFASGIEAYLESVTMPEARHAIFLTVLIALICVPVNTVFGILAAWVLARYSFPGKVMLLLILDLPLAISPTIVGLMFILLYSPTVGLFSSWLQAVNIRVIFALPGMILTTLFVTIPFVVREVLPVLQSMGLEEEEVAQTLGANSWQIFWRVTFPTIRWGLFYGVILCTSRAIGEFGAVSVVSGKLINETNTLTLHIEQVYAEYQTVAAFACASLLAILALLTLVAQEFLRNLDVSRTVDAAKSSERRKSAL
- the cysT gene encoding sulfate ABC transporter permease subunit CysT — translated: MSAISVAVSHQRFHRSLIQGLALTYISFIVILPLGVIFLEAAKSSWTELWQVITAPPAVAAYKLSFSAALLAALINSVFGVILAWILVRYEFPGKRLADGLVDLPFAMPAVVAGIALLSVYGSGGVIGQYLDPGTFLGDSLRLLGIEQVNLTSSVIGVVFAKVFVTLPFVVRTVQPVLMEIEPEIEEAAYILGADSWQTFWRVIFPQILPAIITGFSLAFARAIGEYGVVLIISGNIPYETMITSVYIYRRLEQYDYSGATAVAIVLLMISMVILICTNLLQLWSRRYEA
- a CDS encoding sulfate ABC transporter substrate-binding protein, which produces MKRRKTLHALLFGAGFFIPACTQTKNSTQNQTLTNQAQVITDQKSNSVEVTLVSYGVARALFSKMIPAFQAQWKAKTGQDVIFKESYGGSGAQTRAILGGLQADITAQNIQSNIDALVEKGFVSPDWQQRLPNQASPANTVMVVVIRAGNPKNIQSWNDLTRDNVAIVGINPQTGGNARWGILAGYGSFLKSEGEQAAQNYLRSFVRNTKTLVSSGREASDAFIKNKIGDALLTFENEITFTNNAVAEDFPYVVPATNIQVDFPVTVVDKIVDSRGTRQVAEAFTKFLFSPKGQEIYAQQGYRPIDQTVYQKYATQYKPVTTLYKIADFGDWKAVDRKLFADGALFDSAQAARNR
- a CDS encoding IS630 family transposase, encoding MQELRHDYRRTLDKIDVRNLIFVDEAGLNLSMSRLFARALDGERAVGSIPGSKGGNISLIGALNLDGLVAAMTVPGSINTEVFLTYVTQVLAPQLWKGAIVVLDNLKVHHAERVRVAIESVGAKVKFLPPYSPDLSPIELCWSKLKQFLRSCEARTLESRWPCNGSCCQLHYRR
- a CDS encoding helix-turn-helix domain-containing protein; this encodes MPVSYSEDLRRRVIAAWLAKEGSQRQVAQRFKVSLSFVRNLLRQYRTNGQIEAKRRGGYQKPTIQNEDLSIIQSLVEEKNDLLLRELCDRYAERTGISVSITTMHRAVEKLGLRVKKKVFMLVSKIPHECKS